In Candidatus Gastranaerophilales bacterium, a single window of DNA contains:
- a CDS encoding GGGtGRT protein, which yields MAKFEGQDRREASLAKVLAEYGFKSLDEANELCLSKGINVDEIVKGIQPIAFDNASWAYTLGCAIAIKKGIKNAADAAETIGIGLQAFAVPGSVGDTRKVGLGHGNLGAMLLREETKCFCFLAGHESFAAAEGAIGIARNANKVRKEPLRVILNGLGKDAAYVIARINGFTAVETAYDFKTSELKIVKETPFSEGERAKVKCYGADDVSEGVAIMIKEGVDVSITGNSTNPTRFQHPVAGTYKKWCWENGRKYFSVASGGGTGRTLHPDNVAAGPASYGMTDTMGRMHGDAQFAGSSSVPAHVEMMGVIGMGNNPMVGATVACAVAVQKAMA from the coding sequence ATGGCAAAATTTGAAGGACAAGACAGACGTGAAGCTTCTTTGGCTAAAGTCTTAGCTGAATATGGCTTCAAATCTTTAGACGAAGCTAATGAATTATGCTTATCTAAAGGTATAAACGTTGACGAAATCGTTAAAGGCATTCAACCTATTGCTTTTGATAATGCCTCTTGGGCATATACATTGGGTTGTGCCATCGCAATTAAAAAAGGTATCAAAAACGCAGCTGATGCAGCTGAAACAATCGGTATCGGCTTACAAGCATTCGCGGTACCCGGCTCTGTCGGTGACACAAGAAAAGTCGGACTTGGTCACGGAAACCTTGGTGCTATGCTTTTGAGAGAAGAAACTAAATGTTTCTGCTTCTTAGCCGGTCACGAATCATTCGCTGCAGCTGAAGGTGCTATCGGTATTGCAAGAAATGCTAACAAAGTAAGAAAAGAACCCTTAAGAGTTATCTTGAACGGTCTGGGAAAAGACGCCGCTTACGTTATCGCTAGAATCAACGGTTTTACAGCTGTTGAAACTGCTTATGATTTCAAAACAAGCGAACTCAAAATCGTTAAAGAAACTCCATTTTCTGAGGGCGAAAGAGCTAAAGTTAAATGCTACGGTGCAGATGATGTTTCTGAAGGCGTTGCTATCATGATTAAAGAAGGTGTTGACGTTTCTATAACCGGTAATTCAACTAACCCGACTCGTTTCCAACATCCTGTTGCCGGTACTTACAAAAAATGGTGCTGGGAAAACGGTAGAAAATACTTCTCAGTAGCTTCTGGTGGTGGTACAGGTAGAACTCTTCACCCAGATAACGTTGCTGCCGGTCCTGCTTCATACGGTATGACTGATACTATGGGAAGAATGCACGGCGATGCTCAATTTGCTGGTTCATCTTCTGTTCCGGCTCACGTTGAGATGATGGGCGTTATCGGCATGGGCAACAACCCGATGGTTGGTGCTACTGTAGCTTGTGCTGTTGCTGTTCAAAAAGCTATGGCTTAA
- a CDS encoding methyl-accepting chemotaxis protein, whose product MAILTSVASVIQIKKAITDSAQVKIEELTEVAYNMVSFYGDKAKNGEMTVADAKKAAEQAIETYSYENGKNYIWINDYNNIMIYNPKRPFHSDCTATTGPDGKYFYKDITEMAKSGNGEFYKYKVVRKIPGGPAEGTIVDKISTAKAYKPWGWVIATGVYLTEVNEMVNKTVIIILSLNILVMLGLILVTKFFFTDKVVKDLLSLYDELNSTSNNLLSSSKNLINSSEALAKGSTEQAASVEEISASIQETSSMIDRNDENTSFAAKLSKESLEGTKKSYEKMNILMDSMEKINISSQEISKIIKVIDEISFQTNILALNAAVEAARAGEAGKGFAVVAEEVRNLAQRSTESSKDTTALIENNIILCDQSNQIAKDVHKAIVEITDKTKKVDEIMQEITVSTNEQKIGVEQISTAINQVTGILNNNAETARNTALISEDLDNEAETLNGVLSHLNSIINEQNN is encoded by the coding sequence GTGGCAATATTAACTTCAGTCGCAAGTGTTATTCAGATTAAAAAAGCAATAACAGATTCTGCACAAGTCAAAATTGAAGAACTCACAGAAGTTGCATATAATATGGTGTCGTTTTATGGTGACAAGGCGAAAAATGGAGAAATGACTGTCGCTGATGCTAAAAAAGCAGCTGAACAAGCTATAGAAACTTATTCTTATGAAAATGGTAAGAATTACATATGGATAAATGACTACAACAATATAATGATATATAACCCAAAAAGACCATTCCATTCTGATTGCACTGCCACTACAGGTCCGGATGGAAAATATTTTTACAAAGATATTACGGAAATGGCAAAATCAGGTAACGGCGAATTCTATAAATATAAAGTGGTAAGAAAAATACCCGGTGGACCTGCTGAAGGTACAATTGTTGATAAAATTTCTACTGCAAAAGCTTATAAACCGTGGGGCTGGGTCATTGCTACCGGTGTATATTTAACAGAAGTCAATGAAATGGTCAACAAAACTGTAATAATAATCCTTAGCTTAAATATACTCGTCATGCTTGGACTTATTTTAGTTACAAAATTCTTTTTTACTGATAAAGTAGTTAAAGATTTACTATCTTTATATGATGAATTAAATTCGACCTCTAATAATTTATTATCTTCTTCTAAAAATCTAATCAACTCAAGCGAAGCACTTGCTAAAGGTTCAACTGAACAAGCTGCTTCTGTTGAAGAAATTTCTGCTTCAATACAAGAAACTTCATCTATGATTGATAGAAATGACGAAAATACTTCTTTCGCAGCTAAGTTATCAAAAGAAAGCTTAGAAGGCACTAAAAAAAGCTATGAAAAAATGAATATTCTTATGGATTCAATGGAAAAAATTAATATTTCCAGTCAAGAAATTTCAAAAATCATTAAAGTAATTGATGAAATTTCATTCCAAACTAATATTCTTGCTCTTAATGCGGCTGTTGAAGCAGCAAGGGCAGGAGAGGCAGGCAAAGGTTTTGCTGTTGTCGCTGAAGAAGTTAGAAATTTAGCACAAAGAAGTACTGAATCTTCAAAAGATACAACTGCTTTAATTGAAAATAATATAATTTTATGCGACCAAAGTAATCAAATTGCTAAAGATGTTCACAAAGCTATTGTAGAAATTACAGATAAAACTAAAAAAGTTGACGAAATTATGCAAGAAATAACAGTTTCAACTAATGAACAAAAAATCGGTGTTGAACAAATTTCAACAGCAATAAATCAAGTCACAGGCATTCTTAACAATAATGCTGAAACAGCTAGAAATACTGCATTAATTTCTGAAGACTTGGATAATGAAGCAGAAACTCTAAACGGAGTATTATCACATCTAAATAGTATAATTAACGAACAAAATAATTAA